The Oreochromis aureus strain Israel breed Guangdong linkage group 16, ZZ_aureus, whole genome shotgun sequence genome includes the window GAGGTAGCAGGATCAATTGTGAAGTAAACAGGGCTATACTCTCTGCTGCAGAACTGATCGTACAGATCAAATGCATAATGAACCAAAGCATACTGCAAACCAAATGTTTCCCATGGCAAAAAAATAGGATATTCTTCAAGTCAGTCAACTGATCTCAACCTACCAGAGCATGCTTTAGGATTATGAAAtgcaaaaaagtattttcatCTAAGAATTAAAAATAAGATCCACATGAgccaaaacaacattttttaaacattcatCTTGGTATATAAAAATGTGAGGAAATAACTCACAATACCAAACCAAAAAGTCCAAAACGTTTATTTTTCTATTACTTTTctattactttttattattgcatttattATTGATGGCTAAATTGTCGCTTGCTAATGTTGCTGGGTTTAGTCTGAATTACACGTGAACACCAcagagtgaaaaaacaaaaatagaaccaaacaaaccaaaaaaataatgatgctcATCAAGGTTATTATTGTTAAGTAACACTAGACTAAAACTAGATATGAAAAAAAGTtagttaactaaaataaaaataagaaatagacttttgaaagtaataaaattaactgaaataaaataaaattagagGTAAATAACCACTACTAATAAATACATGCCAAATATTTAAACGGTTTTAAGTGTCTAAAACCAGTAGGAGGCAGTAATATTACTGTAATCTCAAGGATGCAAACTGTCGTATACCTCCAACAGCgaagaagaaaatcaaacatGGCGACTTCCACGGGGCAAAATGGAAAGGCTGCTGGTACTTCTGATGCGGATCTCTTGCTTCACCCTGAGTTGTTGTCTCAGGACTTTATGAGGCTAATTTTAAATGAGGTAAGTCGGTGTCTTAAAATGAGCTCTAGAAATGTCATTTGATGCGAGAATAAATGAAGAATGCGGAAATGTTAGCATGCAAGCTAAGAAGCGAGAcacctctctggttactctttAAGTACACTCAACTCGAGGCGCTGCTTGTGATTTTTAAAGTGGAGGTATTTTTCTCTGAATTAGAAAAACGTGAGTACCAGAGACTGTGGGAGCAGGGACCAGCTCACAGAGCTCTACCTGCGGCATGTCATCCCTCTGCCGCAGAGGACTTTACCCAACACCCGCTGGGGACGGAGGATGGAGAAGAGCCGAGGGAGGCAAACGCCGGCAGCTCACCGGGCAGACAAGTATGGGTCCACAGCTTCAGATATTTAGTAATTTCATGTGCAGTTTTAAGCTGTCTGCATATAGATAATTTGACTATGATGTTAGAATTTGGACCAAATAATTTGCCCTGTTCTATGAAAGGCGAAACGAATGTGTTATAACTATTATTTCACTGATCAGTCCACAGACGTAACAACTCTGTGACAGGCTCCAGGACAGATGCACTATATTGCTAAAAGTACTTGCTCATCTGGCTTCACACATATATGAACTTaagtgacatcccattcttaaatCATTGGTTTTAATATGATGTTGGTGCACTTTTTTCAGCTATAATAGTTTCTGTTCTGGTTGAAAGTCTTTCAGCAAGGTATAGGaataaaaatgcatgaaaataaaacatattcaaAAGTTTGTAAAACAGAAATGAGAACTTTCATCCATGGAATATATATATCAGTATCTGGAAAACACGTACAGACACAGTCCAGGTGTAAATGtggcaaaacaaaagaaagttgAAGCCTGTAATGTTAAAATAAGATTAAGGCATTTGAGAAACTGATTATTATGGTTTTTCAGCTCCAGCAGTGACCACAGTAGAAAGAGGCCTCTGATTGTGTACGATGGgagctcctctcactctggcccACTGAAAGTGAAGAAACCAGAGGGAAGTATAGTGCCAATAGGAAGCAACGACAGATTAAAACCTCCACCAGCAGCAAATCTTTCCAACCCCATCCGCAAACTCTCAGGCAACACATCTTCCTCTCCATCCAGTCAGCGCAGCAGTGACACAACAAACCTCAAACGAGAAGCAAATACGTTGGTAGGAACTTCTCTCCTCAGTTATTCATGCACAAAGAAAGTAATCCACAAGTGTTCATACTGTTTGTATGTTTGGAGATATTCTAAAGAATCTGTAAGGacatttataataaaaaagcattttatttaaaaagaaaaaagaaagatatgCAGTTCGTAATGCCTGTTTATGTATTATCCTCCATCGTTTTAGGGGGCACTGAAGTCTCCGGAAGTGAAGAACAAGATCCAGCATGTGACTTGGCCCTGATCTTTGGCCTCTTTTTCATACAGACCTGATGGGACCTCAAGGTCCAGCAGACAGACCACTCCTTTCCCTGTCTGTAACCTGTGGTTGCCCACTATCTTAGGTGTCCCATCACAATTTTCCCAACTCATTTATCCACAGAAAGAGGTGGAAACCCTTCTAGCTGTGGGTCAAAGCTGCTTAACTGTTGCCATTCAGTTATAAGAGCTTACGAACTGGGATAAAGTCATGAGCTTCCTTGATGTTTTCCAAAACCTCAAGTGCCCTTACCAGCATTAATCAGCAACTTGCATTAAGTCCTTTCCAAAATGAGTGAGGTGAATTATTGCTCTTTTTATTCTGTTGCTGGTTTAGGTTAAAAGGCCCCGGGGTGATGAATGATGGCTGTGTGTTCAATTGGAGGCTAAAGGATCTTATAATGTGATAACAATGGAAGTAAGCAAGAGGCAATGCAGACGTGTTATGAGACACTtctgtttctttggtgtattgtAAATGAATATAGACAGATCATGGTGAGCATCATGTTTTAGAAGTTGTGTGATCAGTGACTTTTTATCATTTCTGTTATGAATTCAACTGAGATTTGCATTTGTTGAGCACTACACAAGTTTTCCAGGATTTTGAAATGTCACTCTGGTGTGAGATTTTACATATGCTGCACATAACGATgggataaataaaaatgata containing:
- the c16h2orf49 gene encoding ashwin, whose amino-acid sequence is MATSTGQNGKAAGTSDADLLLHPELLSQDFMRLILNEKNVSTRDCGSRDQLTELYLRHVIPLPQRTLPNTRWGRRMEKSRGRQTPAAHRADNSSSDHSRKRPLIVYDGSSSHSGPLKVKKPEGSIVPIGSNDRLKPPPAANLSNPIRKLSGNTSSSPSSQRSSDTTNLKREANTLGALKSPEVKNKIQHVTWP